A window of Equus przewalskii isolate Varuska chromosome 16, EquPr2, whole genome shotgun sequence contains these coding sequences:
- the SAP18 gene encoding histone deacetylase complex subunit SAP18 — MLAAGVGGQSERLAGRRRKMAVESRVTQEEIKKEPEKPIDREKTCPLLLRVFTTNNGRHHRMDEFSRGNVPSSELQIYTWMDATLKELTSLVKEVYPEARKKGTHFNFAIVFTDLKRPGYRVKEIGSTMSGRKGTDDSMTLQSQKFQIGDYLDIAITPPNRAPPPSGRMRPY; from the exons ATGTTAGCTGCGGGGGTCGGAGGTCAGAGCGAGCGTCTCGCGGGCCGTAGGAGGAAGATGGCGGTGGAGTCGCGCGTTACTCAGGAGGAAATTAAGAAGGAGCCGGAAAAGCCGATCGATCGGGAGAAG ACATGCCCGCTGCTGCTGcgtgtgttcaccaccaataacGGCCGCCACCACCGAATGGACGAGTTCTCCCGCGGAAACGTGCCGTCCAGCGAGCTGCAGATCTACACTTG gatGGATGCAACCTTGAAAGAACTGACTAGTTTAGTAAAAGAAGTCTACCCAGAAGCTAGAAAGAAGGGCACACACTTCAATTTTGCAATTGTTTTTACGGATCTTAAAAGACCTGGCTATCG AGTAAAGGAGATTGGCAGCACCATGTCTGGGAGAAAGGGGACTGACGATTCCATGACCCTGCAGTCGCAGAAGTTCCAAATAGGAGATTATTTGGACATAGCAATTACCCCTCCAAATCGGGCACCACCTCCTTCAGGGCGCATGAGaccatattaa